Genomic segment of Bdellovibrionota bacterium:
CACCTTCTCCTTTATTTCAACGTAACGTTCCGGCTTAGGGACAAACGCCACCACGTCCGCCTGGCTCAATTGCCGAAATTCCTCGATTTTCTGCGAAATCCCCAGTGAACTGTCGAACGAAAGAACTTGGCCGAAGGTCTGGTCCGAGGAGATGAGATCGGCGTAAATTTCAAGCCCGCGACCTCTCTGGTCAATCTGGGTCAGCGCCACTTTCGTTGTTTCCTCGATCTTATCCTTGGCCGATTTTTTCATCGTGGTGACGAGCGCCACCGAATAAACAATGGAACTCAAGAGGGCGGAAACCAACACCACTCCACCGAAGGCGGCAACCAGTCTGGTCTTCAGCGAGAGTTCTCCGAATCGATTCATGGGCCTAAAGCTGGATCTTGAGCACCTTTATTGATAACATGTTGGCCTTAATTCGGACACATAACGAAGTGAAAAATAAACGCATTTTATTTCTGAATCCGGCCGAGGACCCGGCACTCCAGCGAACCGTACACCGCGCACTTGCGGCTACCGGATGCAATGTTTTCGTCGCGTCCGGCGGGGATGATGCACAGCGCTACCTGGCGGCGGGGTGCGATCTCGTTTTGCTGAATTACGACGAAGGCGGAGAATCCGTTCGGGCGCTGGCCAATCAATTATTATCGCGACAGGACTGCCCCACCGTGCTCCTTTCCCAGAAAAAAGAAAAGGAGCACCTGATTCACCTCTTCTCCCACGACCAGCTGAGAAACCTGATCGCACGCAACAACGAAGTCAGTGAAGCGGAGCTGATGATCACCACCGAGAAGCTCCTTCGGCAAGACATCTTCGGCATGGAAAAATATCTGACGTGGGGAGCTCATCTCGAGGAAGAACCCGTGCATGACTCTTTGGAAAAAACGGATCAGGTCGCTCGAGTGGGACGCTTTGTCGAACAACTGAAGTGCGACGCACGCTTCGTAAAGGCCGCGCAAGTCGTCGCCGACGAACTCCTCATGAATGCGCTGTACGACGCTCCCATCGGCGCGGATGGAAAATCATTGTACGCCCATAAACCTAGAAGCGAACGGGTCACCTTGTCGTCAAAGGACCAAGCGACCCTCCGATACGGAAGTGACGGCCGATATTTTGCGATCGCGTGCCGCGACCATTTCGGCTCGTTGAGAGCCCAAACGGTCGTGCAATATCTGAAGAAGTGTTTCCTCCACGATGAGAACCAGGTTGACACCAAAGCGGGCGGAGCGGGCGTGGGATTTTATATGGTTTTTCAGTCCCTCTCCCAGATGATCATTAACATCGAACCGGGTAAGATGACCGAAACCATCGGACTCATCGATATCCGCACAAGTTACCGGGACACAAAAATGCGAACGAAATCGTTTAACATCTTTATAAGATAAAAGGCGGGGATATGACCGAAGCCCTCCAGACAAAACGCGCCGAGATCAACGACATGCTCGTGGTGAGCCTGCAAGGCGATATCACGGAAGACAGCCATATTGAAGGCCTCAAAGAGAATCTCAAGCCGATCGTGGTTTTTGACTTAAAGGAGGTCAAGCGAATCAATTCCTACGGCATTCGCCAATGGATCAACGTGATGAAGGAGATCCATTCAAAGGTTCGGCAGATCGTTTTTCACCGCTGTCCTTCGGTCATGGTCGAACAGTTCAATATGATCAACAATTTCGGCGGAGGAGGAATCGTTTATTCCGTGTACCTTCCGTACTATTGCGAGAAGTGCGGCAAAAGCGACACCAAGCTCTATTCGCTCCCGGGAGGAGCCACGCCGGAGGAGATGCCCACTCTGCCGACGTACCCTTGCGCCCATTGTTCGCAGGCGCTCACCTTCAACGATATTGAAGATGAATATTTTTATTTTCTTCAACATCAGAAGACTCGGTCGGTTCCCATGAATGTGGTTGAACACCTCGCCAAGCAATCCTGAACCATCCCGTGGGAGCTCCCGGCTCTTTCAAGTCCCCGTTGAGTCACCTGGCCAAGGGGATCACCGATTCCGCCTTTGTCCTTGACCTTCAACGAAATATCCTCGAATTCAATCGCGGATTCCTGAAAATTCACTCCGTGGACGCGAGAGAAATGAGGACGCTTCCGGGAAGTTTTTGCCGGACTTTTGTGAACATGGAAATCTGTGAAAACGACTGCATACTGAAGAAGTGCCTTGAATCGGGCACCCCGGTGCGTTTCGATGAAGTCCGAGGCAAAACGCGCGCCGGGGAGCTGTTGAACCTGATTGTGACGGCGGTCCCCATTCGAGATGAAAAAGGCGACGTCGTGGCGGTGCTCGAGATGCATAGAGATGTAACGGATGAAGCTCAAATCCATTCGAAATATAAGGTCCTGCTGGATAAGGAAAAACGTGCGAAGGAAGAGCTGGAGAGGCTTGTCGAAATCCGCACGAACGAATTGAAGCACACTCAGGCCCAGCTCGTGCACTCCGAGAAAATGTCGGCTCTCGGACAAATGGTGGCGGGTATCGCGCATGAACTGAACAATCCCATCAATTTTATTTCAGGAAACCTGGACTCCATGGAGGAGTATTCGGGCCAACTGAGGAATTCGGTCGAGGCGATCCGCAAAATCGTTAGCGATTCCCCTCCCCTTAAGCAACGTTTCGAAGAAACCCTTAAGAAGCACGATATCGACTTTCTCTTGGAGGATATGGCGAAGCTCATACGAAGCATCCGAACTGGAAGCGACCGCGCCGCGGATCTCGTCCAGGGGCTTAAAACATTCTCGCGATTGGACGAGGCGGAGTTCAAGGAGACCGATCTGCACGGAGATCTGGATATGGCCCTAACGCTGTTGCGCCATGAATTCAAAGATCGGGTGGAGATTCATCGTGATTATGGCGCCATTCCCAAGATTCGGTGCATGGCAAACCAGCTCAACCAAGTGTTCATAAATATCCTGCACAATGCGATTCAGGCGATCGAAAAAAACGGGGACATTTGGATCCGAACGTCCGTGGAGGGCGAAAATGTGCGAATTGAAATTGAAGACAACGGAATCGGAATCCCGCCGGAGAATTTAAAAAAAATCTTCGATCCTTTTTTTACGACGAAAGACGTGGGCAAGGGAACCGGACTCGGGCTCTCCATTTCATACGGGATCGTGGAACGCCATGGCGGCGTCATCGAGGTCGGCTCCACGCTGAAAAAAGGCACGACGTTCCGCGTGATTCTTCCGATTGCACCTCCTCATTCTCCGGAGGCTTCTTTCTGAACCCGGCCCGCCAGGGCGGCGTTGGCGGCCGCCTTTTCGAGAAAATCCCCCAATGTTTTACGGCCTTTCTCGTCAATCCCGATGATCTCCAAAGCAATTTGCACGCATTTTCTACCGCCCTCTCCCGTCGGGACAGCTTCGATATGAACACCTTCGATGACTCGTGACACACATCGCAGCGAGACGGTCCCGCTGTAGAGCATGACTTCGAGATGGGAATCTTTCTCGACATCAAAGCAAACACCTTTGCCCGATACGAGCTTAAGTCCCCCCATGCTTAAATTCTCCACGGAAAAATAATGAGTCTCGGGTTTCCCCATCTCTCGGATGCGGGCCTTCAAGCGAAAAAGCGGGGGCAGACGAAAACGTGGACATCGCCGTCGTTCAGAATAGGAAGGTGGCATGAACTATGCTGATTACACTACATGAATATGCGGCTGTTTACTTCTTAGAACAACATTCCCACATAACCCTCCCACTTAACCCTTCGAAACGTGCGTAAACGTTGTCTGGACCCAACCTATTGATATCACATGATTTTGCATGCGCTCTTCCCTTAAAAGAAGCTGTCGATTTGTCTCCCGCGATCGGAGATAATAGAAGGACGGCCCATTACGCCGCGCGGTTGACATCCTCAAATTTCATGATTCAGAACGCGAAATGGCTCTGGTTATGGATGTGGCTTGGAATCAGTCTGGGCCCCGTCTCCGTCTCTCCGGCTGCGACCAATGAGCTCACGTTCCAGCCGGTGTTCTTTGAACTGAATAGTTCCAGACTTTCGGCTTCCACGCTTGACGCACTCAAGCGGGTGGCCGAACTCATGAAGGCCAATCCGGATGCCATTCTCGAACTCGATGGGAGCGCCGGGCAAGAAGGCGAAAATATCGATGCCGTCGCTTTGAGCCGACAACGCGCGGAGGCGGTGCGGGATCATCTCTTGAAACTCGGAATCGGCGCGCAACGCCTGAAGGTGGAAGCCAAGGGAGCCGCCGCTCTGTTCGATTCAACCCATCCATCCGACCGGGCAAATCGACGGGTGGAATTTCTTTTCGTCCTGGAGAAACAATCGTCCTCGAGCACGGCGGCGCTGGAGGAAGTGGAGGTCGTCTATTGGAATACGCTTTATCACTGCCTTTACCTGATTGGGGTCGAGCAGGGTTATTTCGAGCAAGAAGGCTTCAAGATCAAATTAGTCGCCACCAACCACTCGTACAGCGATCAGGTGAAACACGCGTGCGGGTTGGAACCCTTCTTGAAGGAAGGAGCCAGCGTTTTCTCGGGGGCGGTCTGCGGGGGATCGCCGCATGAAGCGATTGCCAAAGGCGTTCCCCTCGTGGTCATCGGGGGCATGCTGGCCGGGGGATCGATGTTAATCGCGAAGCCGGATCTGGCGCTCAAGCTCAGACAGGATCCTAAGAATTTCCGCGGCATCACCATCGGGAGACCCAGAGGCACGGTTCTCACGTCCATGATTGTTTCCTATTTTCTTTCGAAACAGGGAATCGATCCCAAAAAAGAGGTTAAGTGGAAGATTTTCAACAGTCACGAGGAAATCGTGGAAGCGATCGCGAAAGGGAGCATCGACGCCGGAGACACCTACGCGCCGCTTCATCTGACCGCGCAAAAGAAATACGGTCTCGCCGTGGTGTACAATACCGTTGAGCTTTTTCCCTACCACCCCTGTTGCCGAGTCATCACCACCCGGCCGAAATTGGAAGCCCACCGCGAGAAATATGTACGGTTTATGAAGGCCGTGATTAAATCACACGAGTTCTTCGTCAAACACCCGGCGAAAGCGATTGAAACCGTGGCAAAATACACCGGCTATCCCCAGAAGGAAGTCCACGATTCACTGACCAATCCCAACTTCCAACTGAATCCCGACCCTTTGAAAAACGGATTTGTGAAGTTCTGGCATATGATGAACGAAACGGGGTTTATTCATTCGAATCAAGACGTGACAAAATACATCGATACCTCGGTCTACGAAGAGGCGCTAAAGCTTCTGAAAAAAGAAAAACCGACGAACCCCTATTTTTCATACATGGAAAAACAATTCCGGGAGCAAAACCTATGACGGCGCAATCGAGTCTTCACGTCGTCAAAGCCGGGCAAAGCAAGCCTTTGGCCCTCGTGGTCGATGATGAGGTCGATAATTTAGAGCTTCTTCAGCGAGTTCTTCGAAAGGATTACGAAGTACACACCGCGGACTCCGGTACCAAGGCGCTTTTGCTGATGGAAGACCACGATTTCTCCATCATTCTCACCGACCAGCGAATGCCGAAAATGCTCGGCACGGAGTTTCTCGCGGAATCGCTGAAGCGCAACCCAACCGCCATCCGCATCCTCATCACGGGGTACAGCGATATCGAAAGCGTGATCGACGCCATAAACCAGGGATCCGTGCACCGTTATATCAAGAAGCCGTGGCGCGCCGAAGAACTCCGGAAGGAGATTGAAACCACCATCGAGCTCCAGCGCCTCATGGTCGAGAACCAAGAATTAGTAAGCCGGCTCAAAGAAGCCAACGCGCAGCTAAGGGAACAGGAACACCTGCTCATGAAAAACCTCGACGAACAATCGAAGCAGCTTTTCAGAGCCAATAAGGACCTGGAGGCGCTGAACGAAACGTTGCGAGGCCTGACCCTGCGGGACGGCCTCACCGGCCTGTACAACCATCGCGGGTTTCAGCAAAGAATGCGCGAAGAGTTCGCTCGCGCCGAGCGCTCGAAGCACGAGCTGACGC
This window contains:
- a CDS encoding ATP-binding protein, whose translation is MGAPGSFKSPLSHLAKGITDSAFVLDLQRNILEFNRGFLKIHSVDAREMRTLPGSFCRTFVNMEICENDCILKKCLESGTPVRFDEVRGKTRAGELLNLIVTAVPIRDEKGDVVAVLEMHRDVTDEAQIHSKYKVLLDKEKRAKEELERLVEIRTNELKHTQAQLVHSEKMSALGQMVAGIAHELNNPINFISGNLDSMEEYSGQLRNSVEAIRKIVSDSPPLKQRFEETLKKHDIDFLLEDMAKLIRSIRTGSDRAADLVQGLKTFSRLDEAEFKETDLHGDLDMALTLLRHEFKDRVEIHRDYGAIPKIRCMANQLNQVFINILHNAIQAIEKNGDIWIRTSVEGENVRIEIEDNGIGIPPENLKKIFDPFFTTKDVGKGTGLGLSISYGIVERHGGVIEVGSTLKKGTTFRVILPIAPPHSPEASF
- a CDS encoding PilZ domain-containing protein — translated: MPPSYSERRRCPRFRLPPLFRLKARIREMGKPETHYFSVENLSMGGLKLVSGKGVCFDVEKDSHLEVMLYSGTVSLRCVSRVIEGVHIEAVPTGEGGRKCVQIALEIIGIDEKGRKTLGDFLEKAAANAALAGRVQKEASGE
- a CDS encoding OmpA family protein, translating into MIQNAKWLWLWMWLGISLGPVSVSPAATNELTFQPVFFELNSSRLSASTLDALKRVAELMKANPDAILELDGSAGQEGENIDAVALSRQRAEAVRDHLLKLGIGAQRLKVEAKGAAALFDSTHPSDRANRRVEFLFVLEKQSSSSTAALEEVEVVYWNTLYHCLYLIGVEQGYFEQEGFKIKLVATNHSYSDQVKHACGLEPFLKEGASVFSGAVCGGSPHEAIAKGVPLVVIGGMLAGGSMLIAKPDLALKLRQDPKNFRGITIGRPRGTVLTSMIVSYFLSKQGIDPKKEVKWKIFNSHEEIVEAIAKGSIDAGDTYAPLHLTAQKKYGLAVVYNTVELFPYHPCCRVITTRPKLEAHREKYVRFMKAVIKSHEFFVKHPAKAIETVAKYTGYPQKEVHDSLTNPNFQLNPDPLKNGFVKFWHMMNETGFIHSNQDVTKYIDTSVYEEALKLLKKEKPTNPYFSYMEKQFREQNL
- a CDS encoding diguanylate cyclase, yielding MTAQSSLHVVKAGQSKPLALVVDDEVDNLELLQRVLRKDYEVHTADSGTKALLLMEDHDFSIILTDQRMPKMLGTEFLAESLKRNPTAIRILITGYSDIESVIDAINQGSVHRYIKKPWRAEELRKEIETTIELQRLMVENQELVSRLKEANAQLREQEHLLMKNLDEQSKQLFRANKDLEALNETLRGLTLRDGLTGLYNHRGFQQRMREEFARAERSKHELTLIFFDIDHFKKYNDANGHPAGDDLLREIAHLLTQSSRLKLESARLRASDIVARYGGEEFVILLPETPLEGGRIKAERIRKSIESALFPHAENQPGGKVTVSVGVANFPSEAQSPQELIDAADQALYVSKRAGRNRTTLYRDLPQKPG